Genomic DNA from Geitlerinema sp. PCC 9228:
GTTGTTGTTTTCTATGTAAGTTTTTAGTTCTTGGGGGTTGGCTAAGAGCGCTTCTAGGTCTTGTTGGCGTTGCTGCAAGGATTGTTCCAGCTGTTGTTTGGCTTGAGTGGTTTCGCGGTCGATGCGTTCCACGGTGGCCCCTCTCGCTGCCAAAACGTTGCCGATATGAATGGGAACCAGCAGTAAAAAGACCAACCCCAAAAAACTGGAAACGACGGCACTCCAAAAATGCAAATCTTGCCATTGGTTGTGCGCGGTTGATGGATTGGTTTCCGAACTTTTGTCGAAGCCGTAGCCACCAATGATAAAGGCCATGCCCATGAGGGGAACGACGCCCCGTTCGACGATTTTGGTGCTGATGCGCAGCTGCCATTGGGGATCGCCCCATTGCAAGGGAATTGGTAGCAAGATATAGTCAACCAATGCCGAAAGGATTAAGAGAATACCTGCGAGTTTGAGCAGTCGGGAGGCACGTGCTTGAAGGGATTCGCTTTTCGATGCTTTCATAAATCTCAGATCAAAAATGAGGGAAAGGGTTGGGAATGGTTGCTATCAAAATAGCATATTCTTTGGTGGCGATCGCTGGGGTGGCTAGTGGGAAAAAACAAGCAACCGCTACGTAGGATCTCTGGAATTGCGGAAAGTTTACAAACATCTTTACGTGTTTTTGCGGATGACACAAATTGCGCTTGTAGATCATTCTGTAAATAGAAACTATGTCAAAGAAATTTGGGGGACCGAGCTTTCCTGATTTAACTAAAAATCGAATCTAGGAGCATTGCTGGTATCTATCCAAGTAAGTGCTATTTTGCCGCCATGGTTGGGAAGGATTCCAGAGACGATCCTTCCCAGTTCAACAGGGGGAACATCCATCGTTCATTTCTTCGGAGGAAAAGTTTTGAAAAAAATACTCATTGCGATCGCGACCACCAGCATTCTCGTAGGTGCCAACTTATCCCCTGTTGTTGCAGATATCACCGACGGGGGATCTGTGGAAGAACAAGCCAACCAAACCCAATACGGTAGCGACACAGCCAAAATCACCCAAA
This window encodes:
- a CDS encoding HpsJ family protein: MKASKSESLQARASRLLKLAGILLILSALVDYILLPIPLQWGDPQWQLRISTKIVERGVVPLMGMAFIIGGYGFDKSSETNPSTAHNQWQDLHFWSAVVSSFLGLVFLLLVPIHIGNVLAARGATVERIDRETTQAKQQLEQSLQQRQQDLEALLANPQELKTYIENNNLSPEKQSRLQNFQNHPEALQQQTQTVRNLMEEQIEQRRLTALKDSKVGAFKSSVRIGLESLLLASGYVVIGWTGLKRYK